The genomic DNA TACGATTCGTCTCGTTTCCGAGGTGCTGGAATCGAATGGCTCGACTTCCCAGGCTAGTATCTGCGCAAGCACACTGGCTATGATGGATGCGGGTGTACCGATCAAGGCTCCGGTTGCAGGTGTAGCGATGGGATTGATCAAGGACGGGGAGCATGTTTCCGTGTTGACCGATATCCAGGGTATGGAAGATCACCTGGGCGATATGGACTTTAAAGTGGCTGGTACAGCAGAAGGCGTAACTGCTATTCAAATGGATATCAAGATTAACGGTATCGACCGTAACATTTTGCAGGACGCGCTCAATCAAGCCAGAGAAGGACGTCTGTTCATTCTTAGCAAAATGATGGAAGCCATCCAGACGCCGCGTGAGCAATTGTCTCCGTATGCGCCGAAAATTATGACGATGCACATTAATCCGGATAAAATCCGTGATGTTATTGGTGCGGGTGGTAAAATCATTAACAAAATCATCGAAGAAACCGGCGTGAAAATTGATATCGAACAAGATGGTCGTGTATTCATCGCTTCCACAAACCAAGAGATGAATGAAAAGGCGCGTTCCATTATTGAAGGTATCGTGAAAGAAGTCGTGATCGGAGAGATTTACATCGGCACAGTGAAGCGGATTGAAAAATTCGGTGCATTCGTCGAAATTTTACCGGGCAAGGACGGTCTGGTTCATATTTCCCAACTGTCTACCGAACGTGTAGCCAAAGTTGAGGATGTAGTTGCCATTGGAGATACGATTACGGTGAAAGTAACCGAAATTGATCAACAAGGCCGTGTCAATTTGTCACGCAAAGCGGTTCTGACGGCTGAAGCTCCTGCAAAATCCTAGTACCTTCGTACAACAGAGATTACTACAACAGGGATAATATTTGGTTTTACAGAACATTCGGGATTTGAATAGCATCGTCTAAGCTTTTGGAAAGAGGCAGAGCTGCGTTTCTGGCTCTTTTTTCATACATATGCACAAGCTGTGTCGAAGTGGGCTTTCAGGGGCCCGCTACGTCATAGTTCTTGTCCTCCCCGCATACAATGTGGACAAACGGGCGGGAGGATGAAGGGATCATGAGAAAGGCAAAGAGAGCAACGTGGGTTGTAGCTAGTCTGGTCATTACGCTGGTGATTGGACAGTTTAGCGGGGTACGTGAGTATGTGAGTCAACTACGAGCCGGACACGGCACGGAAACGAGTGAGCCCGAGGCTGCAACGACGATGGCGATTGCAGCTTTACCTGATAATGCACTCATGCAGCGACTGCGATCAGATGCTGCCCGGCAAAGAAGAGAACCGGTTGATGCCAAAATCGACCGTGTATGGAAGGCTATTCCTGGCTATAACGGCTTGGAGGTTGACCTGGACGCTACTTATCGTAAGGCAATTGCGGCTCCAGACCGCCCCATACAATATGTGTATCGACAGCTTGCGCCCAAGGTACATTTGAACCAACTCGGCAATGTCCCGATTTACCGGGGAAATCCGGAGAAGCCGATGGTTTCTTTCATGATCAATGTGGCTTGGGGAAATGAGTATATCGTGCCTATGCTGGATACGCTGGATCAGGAAAAGGTCAAGGCTACATTTTTTTTCGATGGCAGCTGGCTGAAAAAAAACCCTGAACTCGCCAAAGAGATTCAGAAAAGAGGACATGAGCTTTCAAACCATGCCTATTCTCATCCGAATATGAGTCGTCTGAGCAGGGAAAGAGCTACACAGGAGATAGAGAAGACACAAGTGCTTCTTCAGGAAATTTTAGGTGTGAAAAATAGCTGGTTTGCCCCGCCGTCGGGCGATTTTAATCAAGAAACCGTTGATCTAGCAGCAGGTCTGGGGCTTAAAACAGTGCTGTGGACACTGGATACAGTGGACTGGAGACATCCTTCGCCGGAATCGGTAATTGCTAAAATCAGCAGCAAGGTCGAATCGGGATCACTGATTTTGATGCATCCGACAGATTCTTCATCGGCCGCTCTCAAAGGCATGATTCATGCCATTCGCAGCAAGGGACTGGTGCCCGGAACCGTCAGTCAGACGCTTTCCCCTGATCGGCAGCTACCTGCTCCGGTTGAGTGAACGTCTTTTTTCTGTTAGGATTGAACATTATGGCAAAGTTTGCAATTCAGTTTAGGAGGGCCAATCGTGGAAAGAATTCAACTCAAAAACGGCCTAAGAGTGGTCATTGAAAAAATTCCAACCGTGCGTTCCGTTTCTTTCGGCATCTGGGTTAAAACCGGCTCTCGAAATGAAACCCCGGACAATAGCGGTATTTCCCATTTTATTGAACACATGCTTTTCAAAGGAACAGAGCGTTTCGACGCGAAGGAAATTGCCGAGCAATTTGACGCCATTGGAGGGAATGTTAATGCATTCACTTCGAAGGAATATACGTGCTATTATGCAAAAGTACTGGATGAGCATCTGCCGATTGCGGTTGATGTACTGTCCGATATGTTTTTTAATTCTAAATTAGATCATGAAGAGCTGGCAAAAGAAAAAAACGTGATCCTGGAGGAAATCTCCATGTACGAGGACACACCGGACGATATGGTGCATGATCTCTTATCACGGGCCGCCTATGGCGACCATCCGCTGGCTTACCCCATTCTCGGTACCGAAAAGCATTTATTAGCTATGGACAGCTCCCATCTCAGCAATTATATGAAAGAACACTATACAATCGACAATACGGTCATCAGTGTGGCTGGTAATATTGATGATAGTCTGGTAGAGCTACTGGAGCGTCACTTTGGGCACTTTGATAACCATGGAACTGCTTCGCCCCTGACGGTTCCTGCGTTTAACGGTGAACTGCTGTATCATGAAAAGGCAACGGAACAGAATCATATTTGCTTGTCCCTGCCTGGATTTGCAACGGGTGACGATCTCCAGTATGCTATGGTATTGCTGAACAACGCGATCGGCGGCGGTATGAGCTCACGTCTGTTTCAGGAAATTCGGGAGAAGCGTGGGCTGGCTTATTCGGTCTATTCCTACCATAGCTCTCATGCGGACAGTGGTATGTTCACCATTTATGCCGGTACGGCTCCCAAGCAAACGAAGGACGTGCTGGATCTGACACTTGAGCTGTTGCAGGATGTGGCTGTCAAGGGACTGGATGATAACGAGCTTCGTAAAGGCAAGGAGCAGTTAAAAGGAAGCCTGATATTAAGCCTTGAGGGCACAGGAAGTCGGATGAATCGTCTTGGGAAAAATGAGTTGATGCTAGGTCAGCATTACACGCTGGATCAAATGATCGAACACATTGAGCAAGTGACAGCTGATGATGTGAACAAGGTACTGGACCGGATGTTCTCAGAGCCGTTTGCCCTGTCGATGGTCGGAGCGAGTGATTCAGCGGTTAAGGACATGAGGAGGGACTGTTTTGTTAACTTACGTGGAGATTAACAGGTTAGAGGGCAATGAGGATATTGAGCTGCCCCGTAAAATGTCAGAGCTTGCATCCGGGTTTGACCTGTATGCTGCGGTACAGGAAGGCTTAGTGTTGGAACCCGGCAAGCGTTGTCTTGTTCCAACCGGATTGGCTATAGCGATGCCGGCAGGGCTGGAGGCACAAATCCGTCCGCGCAGCGGGCTGGCTCTCAAGCATGGTATTACCTGTCTTAACACACCAGGCACCATTGATGCGGATTATCGTGGGGAGATTAAGGTATTGCTTATCAATTTGGGCGAGGAACCTTTCACCATTACACGTAATGAGCGAATTGCACAAATGGTATTTCAGACTGTACCTGAGGTAGAGTTGAAGAAGGTAGACCGTTTGTCTGAAACAGTGCGTGGTGCTGGAGGCTTCGGTCATACAGGACGCTGAGTCTACAGTTTTCTTCAAACGACTGAATGTCACGGCTTGAATCGGCATTTTGGAGAATGTAACTGAATTGTCGATTTTAAGCTAGAGCATGAATAGCATATGAATATGGATACACATGAAAGCCGTCCCAAAAAGGGGCGGTTTTTTTGTGTTTCTTCACCTATCTATGGGTGGCTGCATAGACTAAAAGCATATCGTGTCTCGGAAAGGAGTGATCCGGATGCTAACAGGAATACGCATCGTTGTATTGGGTGGTGATGCGAGGCAGCTTGAGGTAATTCGAAAATGTGTAGACATGGATGCTACCGTCAGCGTGGTCGGCTATGACCAGCTTGAAGAGCCGCTTAGAGGAGCATCGCGGGAGTCGTTGTCTGTCAAGCTGCTGGAATCGGCAGATGCACTTGTGCTGCCAGTTGTGGGGTGCGATGAGGGAGGCAATGTGAATGCACTTTTTGGATCGCAAAAGCTTCAGTTTCTGAATGAGCACGCTGCTGCTCTTCCACCGCACTGCGTCGTATATACGGGGATGGCGCGGACGTACTTAAAAGAAATTTGTTCCAGACATGATTTAAGGCTGGTGGAATTGCTGGAAAGAGACGATGTGGCCATATATAACTCGATACCTACGGCGGAAGGCGCACTGATGATGGCGATTCAGCATACGGATTTTACGATTCATGGTGCAAATTGTATGGTTCTGGGCATGGGACGGACTGGATTTACCATGGCAAGGGCGCTACAAGGATTGGGAGCCAGAGTGAAGGTCGGGGTACGTAGGGCAGAGGATGCGGCGAGAGCGGTGGAAATGGGCTGGAAGCCTTTTATGACAAGGGATTTGGCGGATGAGACTCAGGGAGTTGACTTGATTTTTAATACGATACCCTCTATGATTATCACAGCGCAAATCTTGTCTAAATTGCAACAGGCTACCGTGATTATTGACCTTGCTTCCGCCCCGGGTGGATGTGATTTCCGTTTTGCGGAAAAGCGTGGAATCACGGCCATGCTCGCCCCCGGCCTTCCCGGTATTGTCGCTCCCAAAACTGCTGGTGCCATTATAGCGAATACGTTGGTGCAGTTGTTAATGGAAGATAATCCTGATCGGGGTGATGCGTAATGAGTTGGCAAGGGAAAACGGTAGGTTATGCAATTACAGGTTCACACTGCACATTTGAAGAGGTTATGCCTGTTATACAGCGTTTTGTTGACGAGGGCGCGAAGGTCGTTCCCATTATATCCAATACGGTATTAACAACGGATACCCGCTTCGGTACTTCGCAAAGTTGGCAAAAACAGTTGAAAGATATAACAGGGAATGATATCATTTCTACAATTGTAGAGGCTGAGCCACTGGGTCCTTCCCAAATACTCGATGTACTGGTGATTGCACCTTTGACGGGGAATTCGATGAGCAAGCTGGCGAACGCCATGACAGATAGTCCGGTTCTGATGGCCGCCAAGGCGCAATTGCGCAACGGTCGTCCACTTCTTTTGGCCATATCAACCAATGATGGACTTGGTTTGAATGCTGCGAATATCGCCAAGTTACTGGTAGCCAAAAATATATTTTTTGTGCCGTTCGGACAGGACAATCCAGTCAAAAAGCCCAATTCACTTGTGGCTGACATGGAGCTGATTCCGGAAGCCGCTTATGCTGCTATGCAGGGCAAACAGCTTCAACCGATGATTGTGGAACGCAAGACTCCATGAAGTACTATAGTTAACTGCTGAGCATCCCTCGCCTAGAAGATGATTCGATGATGCATCGGGTCTAATTTCTTGTTGGCGGTGGATGCTTTCAGAATAAAAAAATGGTTTTTTAGTCGAGAAGGGGAGATACACCAGATGAGCAATAGAAAGTTTAATGTAGCTGTCGTTGGAGCCACAGGCGCCGTAGGAGAACAAATCGTAAATCTGCTGGAAAAACGAGATTTTCCTGTAGATAAAATTAAATTTCTTTCTTCGCCTCGTTCTGCCGGCACTTTAATTAGCTTTAAAGGTCAGCAAATTCCAGTAGAGATTGCAACCCCCGACAGCTTTGAAGGAATCGACATTGCCTTGTTCAGCGCAGGCGGAGACGTAAGTAAGGAACTGGCACCACATGCTGTTCGTCATGGCGCAGTATGCATTGACAACACAAACGCCTTCCGGATGGATCCTACAGCTCCTCTTGTCGTTCCTGAGGTGAACAGCGACAAAATTGCCAAGCATCAAGGGATTATTGCCAACCCGAACTGTTCCACTATCCAGATGGTAGCTGCTTTGAAACCATTATATGATCAGTATGGCATTTCCCGTATCATCGTATCCACATATCAAGCGGTGTCCGGGGCTGGAAGCCGTGCCATTGATGAACTGAATCGTCAAAGTGCAGCTATCCTTAACGGTGAAGAAGTTCAGCCTGATCTGCTGCCAGTCGGCTCATTGCCGGTGAAGCATCAAATCGCTTTCAATGCTATCCCGCAAATCGACAAATTCCAGGACAACGGCTATACACTGGAAGAAATGAAAATGGTACGTGAAACGAAAAAAATATTGGATGATGAATCCGTGGACGTAACAGCAACGTGTGTACGTATTCCTGTCGTATACGGACACTCGGAATCCGTCTATGTAGAGCTTAAAAAAGATTATGATTTGGAAGAAATCCGCAATCTACTTTCTTCGGCACCGGGAGTAACCCTGGTAGACGATCCTGCTGCGCAGCTCTATCCGCTGGCATCCGAAGCTGCAGGGAAACCTGATGTATTCGTTGGACGTGTACGTCGTGATTTGGGCAACAGCCGTGGATTGAATCTGTGGGTCGTATCCGACAACCTGCTCAAGGGAGCGGCATGGAACGCAGTGCAAATCGCGGAGATTATTGCTGCAAATGCGGAATAACGTTCCTGAAGTAGGGAGTAAGATGGGGGAAGAGCGATGAGTATTTTAGTACAGAAATTTGGGGGAACCTCGCTGTCCACACCCGAAGCGCGTCAACTAGTGCTGGGACATGTGAAGCGAGAGCTGAAACAAAATTTTCAACTGGTTGTCGTTGTGTCGGCCATGGGGCGGAAAGGAGAGCCTTATGCCACGGACACGCTGCTCGATTGGGCGGCGTCTAACGGCGACAGTCTTCCTAAGCGCGAACGGGATTTACTGCTGTGCTGTGGTGAAATCATTTCTGCCGCTACATTATGCAGCCTGATGGAAAATGAAGGTATTCCTGCTACGGTGCTGACTGGGGCACAGGCGGGCTTTATTACGGATGATCAATACGGCAATGCTCGTATTTTGGATATAAAGCCAGACCGTATCGTGGAAGAGCTGAACCAGGGCCGTGTCGTCATTGTGACAGGCTTCCAGGGTCAGGCTGTAAACGGTGACATGACTACCTTGGGTCGTGGAGGCAGCGATACTTCCGCTACCGCTCTGGGTGCCGCTCTACAAGCGGACATGGTAGACATTTATACGGATGTGAACGGCATCTTGACCGCCGATCCGCGCATCGTGGAAAATGCAAAACCGCTTGCCCATGTCAGCTATACGGAGATTTGTAATTTGGCTCATCAGGGGGCTAAGGTTATCCACCCCCGTGCTGTTGAAATTGCCATGCAGGCGAATATTCCGGTTCGGGTTCGCTCTACCTTTTCCGAAGGGGAAGGAACGCTGGTCACCCATCCGGAGGGCTTTAAGGACGTACAGGCAGACATCGTTGACCGTTTCGTGACCGGTATTGCGTATGTCGGCAACGTCACACAAATTACCGTAGAATTAAAGCCAGGCTCGGAGCATTTGCAATTACAAGTATTCAAATCCATGGCTGAGCATGGAATCAGCGTCGATTTTATTAATGTTACTCCATCCGGGGCGGTTTATACCGTGTTCGATGCTGATGGAAGCAAAGCGGTTGAAGTATTGAACGGTCTGGGCTTGGAGCCTAAAATTTTGGCAGGGTGCGCTAAAGTATCCGTCATAGGCGGCGGTATCAATGGGGTACCTGGCATTATGGCGACGATTGTAGAGGCATTGGCAGAATCAGACGTACAGATTCTTCAATCGGCAGATTCCAACACGACGATTTGGGTACTCGTTAAAAAAGAAGATATGGTGCAGGCTGTACGCGCATTGCATAATAAATTTGAACTCCATCAATAGGCGCAATGTCCGTGCTCGGACTTGCAAAAAAAGGAGGCAGCATGATGAACTTCGGCAGACTGATTACCGCAATGGTGACACCTTTTGATCAGCAAGGAGAGATTGACTGGACTGCATTGTCCTCGTTGATTGATTATTTAATAGAAGAACAACAGTCGGAGTCTCTTGTCGTATCAGGAACGACGGGCGAGTCTCCTACCCTGAGCGATGATGAAAAAATCAAGTTGTTTGCATTTACTGTAGAAAAAGCAGCCGGACGATGTAAAATCATTGCCGGTACCGGTAGCAACAATACACGTCACTCCATTGATCTGACCCGTGCTGCGGAACAGGCGGGGGTAGACGGTGTTTTGCTAGTAGTGCCCTATTACAATAAACCGAATCAGGAAGGGATGTATCGGCATTTTGAAAGTATTGCAAATTCCACATCTCTTCCAGCCATATTGTATAATGTACCAAGCCGTACCGCAGCCAGCCTGACCGTGGAAACGACGCTGCGTCTTGCTCAAATCCCTAACATTGTAGGAACCAAAGAATGCGCGTCGCTGGCGCAGGTCACACAGATTGCAGCCGCAGCTCCGGAAGGGTTCTTCATTTATTCGGGGGATGACGCTTCTGGGTTGCCTGCTATGGCTGTAGGAGCTTATGGTATTATCAGCGTGGCGAGTCATGTAGTAGGCACAGAAATGAAGCGGATGATTGATGCACTTGTAGGGGGACACGCACAGCAGGCAGCAAAATTGCATCAGCAGTTGTTTCCGGTTTTCAAGGGTTTGTTCGGCTGTCCTCATCCGCTGCCTAATCCGGTGGCTGTAAAATATGCATTGGAGTTACGGAATGTTTCCGTAGGTTCTGTTCGGTTGCCGCTTATTCCTCCTACCGAAGAGGAAGCGGAATTTATTAAGAACTTATTTGCTCGCTAATCGGGAAAAATGAATTTTAATTGTTAAATGATACGGGGAGTACCCTTGTTAAAGGTAGCCGGGAGTAAAGAATCCGGAGGATTTTTATAGCCTTGACAAAGTACTCTGGCATGAGGGCGTTCTTATAGGGCGCCCTTTTTGCTGTACCTTTTAACCATGTATCAAGATAATTGAACAGGGAGTAATGGTTTTAGACGGCAGTGGGAAACCTATGCGCAACGAACAGGATGACTTGTTTTTTCTTATTTTAATCATGTATAATGAGGTCAAGTGACTGGGTGCGGTATTCTTTTGAAAATTAAATAAATAAATCAAGGTACGACGTCCAACTACCATAGGAGGTTTAGATTCATTTGTCTAAAAAAACAAACAACGATAAATTGATGATTTTCGCTTTGGGCGGCGTCGGTGAAATCGGGAAAAATATGTATGTCGTTCAATACGGCAATGACATTGTCGTGGTGGATTCGGGTCTGAAATTCCCGGAAGAGGACATGCTTGGCATTGATATCGTTATTCCTGATATTTCCTACCTTACGGAGAACCGCGACAAGGTAAGAGGCATTGTGCTGACTCATGGTCATGAGGACCATATCGGCGGTTTGCCTTACGTGCTGAAACATTTGAATGTACCCGTATACGGTACCAAATTGACGCTGGGGCTGGTGGAAAACAAGCTGAAGGAAGCGAATCTGCTTGGGGAAACCAAACGTATATTGATCAATGCTGATTCCGAAATCAAGCTGGGTTCTACGCTGAAGGCAACATTCTTCAGAACAAACCACAGTATTCCAGATTCTGTAGGTGTATGCATTGATACTCCTGAAGGTGCTGTTGTTCATACAGGTGACTTCAAGTTTGATCATACTCCAGTTAACGGACAATATGCAGATTTGCAGCGTATGGCTGAAATCGGCACACGTGGCGTACTGGCACTTTTGTCAGACAGTACCAATGCGGAAAAACCAGGCTTTACCCCATCGGAAAAAAGCGTCGGCATCGTGCTGGAAGACATTTTCCGTAAGTCGAAACAGCGTGTAGTTGTAGCTACTTTTGCTTCCAACGTACACCGTATTCAGCAGGTCATTAATGCTGCTGAATCGACAGGACGCAAAGTGACGGTTATCGGTCGCAGTATGGTTAATGTCGTAGGGATTGCATCTGATTTGGGCTATTTGGAAATTCCGGATGGAATGCTGATCGAGCCTGAGGAAGTTGGCAAAATGTCAGCGGATCGCGTAGTTATTCTCTGCACAGGTAGCCAAGGCGAGCCGATGTCTGCTCTAACAAGAATGGCGCGTTCCACACATCGTAAGGTGGATATTCTTCCGGGAGATTCGGTTATCATCGCAGCT from Paenibacillus sp. FSL R10-2782 includes the following:
- the dapG gene encoding aspartate kinase — encoded protein: MSILVQKFGGTSLSTPEARQLVLGHVKRELKQNFQLVVVVSAMGRKGEPYATDTLLDWAASNGDSLPKRERDLLLCCGEIISAATLCSLMENEGIPATVLTGAQAGFITDDQYGNARILDIKPDRIVEELNQGRVVIVTGFQGQAVNGDMTTLGRGGSDTSATALGAALQADMVDIYTDVNGILTADPRIVENAKPLAHVSYTEICNLAHQGAKVIHPRAVEIAMQANIPVRVRSTFSEGEGTLVTHPEGFKDVQADIVDRFVTGIAYVGNVTQITVELKPGSEHLQLQVFKSMAEHGISVDFINVTPSGAVYTVFDADGSKAVEVLNGLGLEPKILAGCAKVSVIGGGINGVPGIMATIVEALAESDVQILQSADSNTTIWVLVKKEDMVQAVRALHNKFELHQ
- the dpsA gene encoding dipicolinate synthase subunit DpsA, giving the protein MLTGIRIVVLGGDARQLEVIRKCVDMDATVSVVGYDQLEEPLRGASRESLSVKLLESADALVLPVVGCDEGGNVNALFGSQKLQFLNEHAAALPPHCVVYTGMARTYLKEICSRHDLRLVELLERDDVAIYNSIPTAEGALMMAIQHTDFTIHGANCMVLGMGRTGFTMARALQGLGARVKVGVRRAEDAARAVEMGWKPFMTRDLADETQGVDLIFNTIPSMIITAQILSKLQQATVIIDLASAPGGCDFRFAEKRGITAMLAPGLPGIVAPKTAGAIIANTLVQLLMEDNPDRGDA
- the dut gene encoding dUTP diphosphatase; its protein translation is MLTYVEINRLEGNEDIELPRKMSELASGFDLYAAVQEGLVLEPGKRCLVPTGLAIAMPAGLEAQIRPRSGLALKHGITCLNTPGTIDADYRGEIKVLLINLGEEPFTITRNERIAQMVFQTVPEVELKKVDRLSETVRGAGGFGHTGR
- a CDS encoding polysaccharide deacetylase family protein — encoded protein: MRKAKRATWVVASLVITLVIGQFSGVREYVSQLRAGHGTETSEPEAATTMAIAALPDNALMQRLRSDAARQRREPVDAKIDRVWKAIPGYNGLEVDLDATYRKAIAAPDRPIQYVYRQLAPKVHLNQLGNVPIYRGNPEKPMVSFMINVAWGNEYIVPMLDTLDQEKVKATFFFDGSWLKKNPELAKEIQKRGHELSNHAYSHPNMSRLSRERATQEIEKTQVLLQEILGVKNSWFAPPSGDFNQETVDLAAGLGLKTVLWTLDTVDWRHPSPESVIAKISSKVESGSLILMHPTDSSSAALKGMIHAIRSKGLVPGTVSQTLSPDRQLPAPVE
- a CDS encoding ribonuclease J; its protein translation is MSKKTNNDKLMIFALGGVGEIGKNMYVVQYGNDIVVVDSGLKFPEEDMLGIDIVIPDISYLTENRDKVRGIVLTHGHEDHIGGLPYVLKHLNVPVYGTKLTLGLVENKLKEANLLGETKRILINADSEIKLGSTLKATFFRTNHSIPDSVGVCIDTPEGAVVHTGDFKFDHTPVNGQYADLQRMAEIGTRGVLALLSDSTNAEKPGFTPSEKSVGIVLEDIFRKSKQRVVVATFASNVHRIQQVINAAESTGRKVTVIGRSMVNVVGIASDLGYLEIPDGMLIEPEEVGKMSADRVVILCTGSQGEPMSALTRMARSTHRKVDILPGDSVIIAATPVPGNEKYVGRTIDELFRLGANVYYSAANPGIHVSGHGSQEELKLMLNLMKPKFFLPIHGEFRMQRRHALLAESVGVEPDNIFITDIGEVIEIQNGGARRAGKVTAGNVLIDGLGVGDVGNIVLRDRKLLSQDGILVVVVTLSKQDGTIKSGPDIISRGFVYVRESEGLLDEANRIVSSTLHKLMSENVNEWASLKTNVKDALGRFLYEQTRRRPMILPIIMEV
- a CDS encoding aspartate-semialdehyde dehydrogenase, whose protein sequence is MSNRKFNVAVVGATGAVGEQIVNLLEKRDFPVDKIKFLSSPRSAGTLISFKGQQIPVEIATPDSFEGIDIALFSAGGDVSKELAPHAVRHGAVCIDNTNAFRMDPTAPLVVPEVNSDKIAKHQGIIANPNCSTIQMVAALKPLYDQYGISRIIVSTYQAVSGAGSRAIDELNRQSAAILNGEEVQPDLLPVGSLPVKHQIAFNAIPQIDKFQDNGYTLEEMKMVRETKKILDDESVDVTATCVRIPVVYGHSESVYVELKKDYDLEEIRNLLSSAPGVTLVDDPAAQLYPLASEAAGKPDVFVGRVRRDLGNSRGLNLWVVSDNLLKGAAWNAVQIAEIIAANAE
- a CDS encoding dipicolinate synthase subunit B, which codes for MSWQGKTVGYAITGSHCTFEEVMPVIQRFVDEGAKVVPIISNTVLTTDTRFGTSQSWQKQLKDITGNDIISTIVEAEPLGPSQILDVLVIAPLTGNSMSKLANAMTDSPVLMAAKAQLRNGRPLLLAISTNDGLGLNAANIAKLLVAKNIFFVPFGQDNPVKKPNSLVADMELIPEAAYAAMQGKQLQPMIVERKTP
- a CDS encoding pitrilysin family protein, whose protein sequence is MERIQLKNGLRVVIEKIPTVRSVSFGIWVKTGSRNETPDNSGISHFIEHMLFKGTERFDAKEIAEQFDAIGGNVNAFTSKEYTCYYAKVLDEHLPIAVDVLSDMFFNSKLDHEELAKEKNVILEEISMYEDTPDDMVHDLLSRAAYGDHPLAYPILGTEKHLLAMDSSHLSNYMKEHYTIDNTVISVAGNIDDSLVELLERHFGHFDNHGTASPLTVPAFNGELLYHEKATEQNHICLSLPGFATGDDLQYAMVLLNNAIGGGMSSRLFQEIREKRGLAYSVYSYHSSHADSGMFTIYAGTAPKQTKDVLDLTLELLQDVAVKGLDDNELRKGKEQLKGSLILSLEGTGSRMNRLGKNELMLGQHYTLDQMIEHIEQVTADDVNKVLDRMFSEPFALSMVGASDSAVKDMRRDCFVNLRGD
- the dapA gene encoding 4-hydroxy-tetrahydrodipicolinate synthase translates to MMNFGRLITAMVTPFDQQGEIDWTALSSLIDYLIEEQQSESLVVSGTTGESPTLSDDEKIKLFAFTVEKAAGRCKIIAGTGSNNTRHSIDLTRAAEQAGVDGVLLVVPYYNKPNQEGMYRHFESIANSTSLPAILYNVPSRTAASLTVETTLRLAQIPNIVGTKECASLAQVTQIAAAAPEGFFIYSGDDASGLPAMAVGAYGIISVASHVVGTEMKRMIDALVGGHAQQAAKLHQQLFPVFKGLFGCPHPLPNPVAVKYALELRNVSVGSVRLPLIPPTEEEAEFIKNLFAR